One genomic region from Leishmania panamensis strain MHOM/PA/94/PSC-1 chromosome 10 sequence encodes:
- a CDS encoding hypothetical protein (TriTrypDB/GeneDB-style sysID: LpmP.10.0510) encodes MPRNRLVAACTAVTTRGTLQSHALGVSLSTTPRSSVALGLARPLLGIPTSRGGHHSLLLTATRRYTNVLYRLPPTQTIPTHSPSGEEVDTELFVRQVKSFFEVLRQSQLIERFYEMKSCPYYECLFTNDLFFQHYDLIIPMPKHGREHRSAEISETIRYMRGWGATGDVNHVLQDVKGGRASGGDFISTTHGILMGYGTSRTNRLSMMTLTGAVAPSEAAAEQTRALCVEPVEMLPESPPLSDVIAFAGQRTFVISDTEHGHNAAQQAVKRIPKVPWQIIKLEPGCCFFSHLAGVNYVYDVLCDQDFPLSMERLGESGMNPFPVEWSEPRKLGITMRSICMTARFARGTMNAGGYANSRGHRASSFNYHSRDIAKNSRLFVGGNRKHGDQLSPLAAQLEADEIQKPVYQPIPRYAPPMHRRGTVVPTESPE; translated from the coding sequence aTGCCTCGCAACCGCCTTGTGGCTGCTTGTACTGCGGTGACTACTCGAGGCACTCTGCAGTCTCATGCGCTGGGTGTGTCGCTATCCACCACGCCTCGATCATCGGTTGCGTTAGGACTCGCTAGGCCACTTCTCGGCATTCCCACTAGCCGAGGTGGTCaccactcgctgctgctgaccgCGACGCGGCGCTACACAAATGTGCTCTATAGGCTGCCGCCAACGCAGACAATTCCGACGCACTCCCCATccggggaggaggtggacacGGAGCTGTTTGTTCGTCAGGTCAAGAGCTTCTTTGAGGTACTGCGGCAATCACAGCTGATTGAGCGGTTCTATGAGATGAAGAGCTGCCCCTACTACGAGTGTCTCTTCACAAACGACCTCTTCTTCCAGCACTACGATCTGATCATTCCGATGCCGAAGCACGGGCGGGAGCACCGGTCAGCCGAGATTAGTGAAACCATCCGGTATATGCGCGGGTGGGGTGCTACTGGTGACGTGAACCACGTACTGCAGGACGTGAAGGGCGGCCGTGCGAGCGGTGGCGACTTTATTTCAACCACTCACGGCATACTGATGGGCTACGGCACATCGCGTACGAACAGGCTGTCCATGATGACCTTGACCGGCGCCGTTGCGCCATCGGAGGCGGCAGCCGAGCAGACACGCGCCTTGTGTGTGGAGCCGGTCGAGATGCTGCCAGAGAGTCCTCCCTTAAGTGATGTGATCGCCTTTGCGGGGCAACGCACGTTTGTCATCAGCGACACGGAGCACGGCCATaacgcggcgcagcaggcggtgaAGCGGATTCCAAAAGTGCCGTGGCAGATTATCAAGCTAGAGCCCGGATGCTGCTTTTTTTCGCACCTGGCCGGTGTGAACTACGTGTACGATGTCCTATGTGATCAAGACTTTCCCCTCTCGATGGAGCGGCTAGGCGAGTCAGGCATGAACCCGTTCCCTGTGGAGTGGTCGGAGCCTCGGAAGCTCGGCATTACGATGCGCAGCATCTGCATGACGGCGCGTTTCGCGCGCGGTACCATGAATGCCGGCGGCTACGCGAATAGCAGAGGTCACAGGGCTTCCAGCTTCAACTACCACAGCCGCGATATCGCCAAAAACTCCCGCCTGTTCGTCGGTGGAAACCGCAAGCATGGCGATCAGTTGTCTCCCCTGGCGGCCCAGCTGGAGGCGGACGAGATTCAGAAACCGGTGTATCAACCCATCCCGCGGTACGCGCCACCAATGCACCGCCGAGGAACGGTAGTGCCCACCGAGTCGCCCGAGTAG
- a CDS encoding zinc binding dehydrogenase-like protein (TriTrypDB/GeneDB-style sysID: LpmP.10.0520) has translation MTGHVGKQVAPVKCKGWSVEKPALQWSTDAVKLSDVTVPAPGPTQIRVKVHAASINPIDWKRLMFSPSGSGLGVAGSGLAGFKGMHRKPPNYPYPYVVGVDGAGEVESVGEKVTELKVSDRVMFHSSLTKTYGGSLCEYAVMEESVAVPIPTDGAKSFSYEEAAAIPCATWAVYVALFDKLRIEPGRSIFVDGASGAVGSSAVQLAHHMGLYVFASCSPSNVDYVRSIGADHVLNYHDGLDMIDQILDATEGYGVDYYLAVTNTQDAENFTDTLRFGGAVCLLSGVLIPQSDVLFRRQLSVHYVFLNGLHDHPLTRPQLRYIGDQVAKLYLSGAFRLDMEVLPFAEAAEALDLSATGNVNHKKLVVQVASS, from the coding sequence ATGACCGGGCATGTGGGCAAACAAGTGGCGCCGGTGAAGTGTAAGGGATGGTCTGTCGAGAAGCCAGCCTTGCAGTGGTCGACAGACGCGGTGAAGCTGTCGGATGTGACGGTGCCAGCACCGGGCCCTACACAAATTCGCGTTAAGGTGCACGCAGCCAGCATCAACCCAATCGACTGGAAACGGCTCAtgttctccccctctggCTCTGGCCTTGGTGTTGCAGGCAGCGGTCTTGCAGGGTTCAAAGGGATGCATCGCAAGCCCCCGAACTACCCATACCCGTATGTGGTCGGTGTCGACGGCGCCGGCGAAGTCGAGAGTGTCGGCGAGAAGGTGACGGAGTTGAAGGTTAGTGATCGGGTCATGTTCCACTCGAGCCTGACGAAGACATACGGCGGCTCCCTGTGCGAGTACGCCGTGATGGAGGAGTCTGTAGCGGTTCCCATCCCGACTGATGGGGCGAAGTCGTTCTCGTATGAGGAAGCCGCGGCCATCCCATGCGCCACGTGGGCAGTGTATGTTGCCCTCTTCGACAAGCTGCGCATCGAGCCGGGCCGCAGCATCTTTGTCGATGGCGCGTCTGGTGCCGTGGGCAGCTCCgctgtgcagctggcgcatcATATGGGGCTCTACGTGTTTGCATCCTGCTCGCCGAGCAACGTAGACTACGTGCGCAGCATCGGCGCAGATCATGTGCTGAACTACCACGACGGCCTCGATATGATAGATCAAATCCTGGATGCGACAGAAGGGTATGGGGTGGATTACTACCTCGCCGTGACCAACACGCAGGATGCGGAGAATTTCACTGACACGCTTCGTTTTGGTGGTGCCGTCTGCCTGCTGTCTGGAGTGCTGATTCCCCAGAGTGATGTGCTGTTCCGTCGTCAGCTGTCAGTGCACTACGTCTTCCTGAACGGTCTGCATGACCATCCGTTGACGCGGCCACAGCTACGGTACATCGGCGACCAAGTGGCGAAGCTCTACCTGAGCGGCGCCTTTCGTCTGGACATGGAGGTCCTACCGTTTGCTGAAGCCGCCGAGGCGCTTGACCTCTCAGCGACCGGGAACGTGAACCACAAGAAGCTTGTTGTGCAGGTGGCGTCATCTTGA
- a CDS encoding zinc-binding dehydrogenase-like protein (TriTrypDB/GeneDB-style sysID: LpmP.10.0530) — MGSKNSANKSAVPVPPPFYVLPDVPVPSLKPSSLDFAETTGKPILCAGWIAPKGDPSWSRRNVVYSSDIEIPVPQSRQVRVKVYAAGVNPTDVHRTAVLPRSPEVGSRGKGRHTTRHPRPPFKFPYVVGIEGAGVVESVGWAAGSNGEEDDSAGALASAGASDIHVGDRVAFLADFTQGSGGTFCQYAVVDSDILWKLPEVVCSPPFPSTGGLMPGRLIDFVEAASLPAAAATAYIALFDKLRIETQRSIFISGASGGVGSVAVQLAHYFGLYVIASCSTPNVRYVQNLGADYVVDYTRTDVVKDILMYTDSYGVDYLLECADASMAEAHSETVRLGGSLCVLTGLFTPSSDMVFRRQLSVHYVFLGLQHQDPLARMQLKPLGELVMQLYIQGAFSVNVEQVPFVQATDALEVVASGHGRGKIVLTNFHVNEDQEERQRRRHAQLYEKAQRQHQQIEMQKAAGAAAVAVASGAASRGAE, encoded by the coding sequence ATGGGGAGTAAGAACTCGGCGAACAAAAGTGCGGTACCAGTACCACCGCCCTTCTATGTTCTCCCTGACGTCCCCGTGCCGTCTCTGAAGCCTTCAAGCCTGGACTTCGCTGAGACCACTGGAAAGCCGATTTTATGCGCTGGCTGGATAGCACCAAAAGGTGATCCCTCGTGGTCGCGCCGAAATGTGGTGTACTCGTCTGACATTGAGATTCCAGTCCCGCAGTCGCGCCAGGTGCGGGTGAAAGTCTACGCTGCTGGCGTCAACCCCACTGATGTTCACCGCACCGCTGTGCTGCCCAGATCTCCTGAAGTAGGCTCCAGGGGCAAAGGCCGCCACACAACCCGTCACCCGAGACCCCCGTTTAAGTTCCCGTACGTGGTAGGCATCGAGGGCGCTGGTGTCGTGGAGAGCGTTGGGTGGGCTGCCGGGTCAAAtggggaggaagacgacTCTGCAGGGGCATTGGCCTCTGCCGGCGCCAGCGACATCCATGTGGGTGACCGCGTTGCCTTCTTGGCTGATTTCACGCAGGGAAGCGGCGGTACCTTTTGCCAGTATGCCGTGGTGGATAGTGACATTCTGTGGAAGCTGCCGGAGGTTGTGTGTTCGCCACCTTTTCCCTCTACCGGGGGACTCATGCCCGGCCGCCTCATCGACTTTGTAGAAGCGGCGTCGTTgccggccgctgccgccactgcgtACATCGCGCTCTTCGACAAGCTGAGGATAGAGACGCAGCGGTCGATTTTCATTAGCGGCGCCTCAGGTGGCGTCGGCtccgtggcggtgcagctaGCTCACTACTTTGGGCTTTATGTTATTGCGAGCTGCTCGACACCAAACGTGCGTTATGTCCAAAACCTCGGTGCCGACTACGTCGTTGATTATACTCGCACAGATGTCGTGAAGGACATTCTCATGTACACAGACAGCTATGGAGTGGACTACCTGCTCGAGTGCGCTGATGCGTCCATGGCGGAGGCACACTCCGAGACAGTGCGGCTCGGCGGCTCGCTCTGCGTTTTGACGGGTTTGTTTACCCCAAGTAGTGACATGGTGTTTCGACGACAGCTGTCTGTGCACTATGTATTTCTCGGGCTGCAACATCAAGACCCGTTGGCACGGATGCAGCTGAAGCCTTTGGGTGAGCTGGTAATGCAGCTTTACATTCAGGGTGCCTTCAGCGTGAATGTAGAGCAGGTACCCTTTGTTCAAGCAACGGATGccctggaggtggtggcatCAGGCCACGGGCGTGGCAAGATCGTGCTAACCAACTTCCACGTAAACGAGGACCAAGaagagcgccagcgccgccgacatGCTCAGCTCTACGAAAAGGCTCAGCGTCAACATCAGCAAATAGAGATGCAAAAggctgccggtgcagcagcggttgcGGTAGCCTCTGGGGCTGCATCGAGGGGAGCGGAGTAG